One Coccinella septempunctata chromosome 1, icCocSept1.1, whole genome shotgun sequence DNA window includes the following coding sequences:
- the LOC123320433 gene encoding uncharacterized protein LOC123320433: MVEYIFDSSYFSFNGVIYVQIDGAAMGNPASGTLAALVMDEVITISLRTLTFDVHFIKLYVDDTIFSIPKGKSDELLLKFNNVHHKLQFTIERESEATIPFLDILLIRNEDGTISTNWYTKPTSSGRMLNYRSQHPTSQKIATITNLMFRAIHLSDERFHRENELKITELLTKNNYPTTLVKRVLNQYKRKVLTDSAGSRGDERTRYYRFPYIQGLSENMSRALQQTNPSTRLAFYPLKCVSSLFSKIKDKTPDDLQSELIYKIPCKDCSRCYIGMTKQYLKNRVYQHRYDCRTINKDKNEKTALAAHHFNEDHNFDFENVTILEKEKNYKRRCIGEMVHISLNETVNLRTDVQNLSTIYHNILERYKRMIRS, translated from the coding sequence ATGGTTGAGTACATTTTTGACTCTAGTTACTTCTCCTTTAACGGTGTAATATATGTGCAGATTGATGGCGCAGCCATGGGAAATCCTGCTAGCGGCACACTAGCCGCCTTGGTTATGGATGAAGTAATAACGATAAGCTTAAGAACGCTGACCTTTGATGTCCACTTCATCAAATTATATGTAGATGACACTATTTTCTCAATACCGAAAGGGAAATCTGACGAATTACTCCTCAAGTTCAATAACGTTCATCATAAATTGCAATTCACCATTGAACGGGAGTCCGAGGCAACAATACCATTTTTGGATATACTGTTGATTCGGAACGAAGATGGAACTATAAGCACCAATTGGTATACCAAACCCACCTCGTCTGGTAGAATGTTGAACTACCGATCACAACACCCCACATCCCAAAAGATAGCAACGATAACAAACTTAATGTTCCGTGCTATTCACTTGAGTGATGAAAGATTTCACAGAGAAaatgaactaaaaataactgaattactaacaaaaaataattaCCCAACAACCTTGGTCAAACGTGTTCTCaatcaatataaaagaaaagTGCTCACTGACAGTGCAGGCTCGAGAGGTGATGAACGAACCAGATATTACCGTTTTCcttatatacagggtttatCTGAAAACATGAGTAGAGCATTACAACAAACTAACCCTTCTACAAGACTGGCCTTCTATCCACTGAAATGCGTCAGTTCCCTCTTCTCGAAAATCAAAGACAAAACTCCAGATGATTTACAGTCGGAATTAATATACAAAATCCCTTGTAAAGACTGCAGCAGATGCTACATAGGTATGACCAAACAGTATCTTAAAAATAGAGTCTACCAGCACAGATATGATTGTAGAACCATTaataaagataaaaatgaaaaaaccgctCTAGCTGCCCATCACTTCAACGAAGaccacaatttcgatttcgagaACGTCACCATcttggaaaaggaaaaaaattataaaaggaGATGTATCGGTGAGATGGTTCATATTTCTTTGAACGAGACGGTGAATTTGAGGACTGACGTACAGAATTTGAGCACAATatatcacaatattttagaGAGGTATAAACGGATGATTCGTTCTTGA